In one window of Pseudomonas benzenivorans DNA:
- a CDS encoding ABC transporter substrate-binding protein: MNNYKKIASTLGTATLLLALGNQAQAADPVKVGLLLPYTGTYAALGEAITNGMKMAIEQQGGQLGGRAVEYVSVDSEANPGKAVPNMQKLVDGAKVDVVVGPVHSGVGMGAVKVARDSGVPLIIPNAGFNAATGPLCAPNIFRTSFTSWQTAYPMGQVAADKGYKNIVTLAWRYGFGTESVEGFKEGFEKAGGTVSKEIYVPFPDVEFQSQLTEIAALKPDAVFVFFAGGGAAKFVQDYAAAGLQGKIPLLGSGFLTEGTLAAQGQAAEGVLTTLHYADSLDTEQNLSFRDAYRQQFGKEADIYAVQGFDTGLLLTQSLQKVAGNTTDRAAWIAAMSQAHIASPRGDWSFSKAHNPVQNVYLREVRGGVNQVAGIAAADLADPAPGCKL; encoded by the coding sequence ATGAACAACTATAAGAAAATCGCTTCCACCCTCGGTACCGCCACCCTGCTGCTGGCCCTGGGCAACCAGGCCCAGGCCGCCGACCCGGTCAAGGTCGGCCTGTTGCTGCCCTACACCGGCACCTATGCGGCCCTCGGCGAGGCCATCACCAACGGCATGAAGATGGCCATCGAGCAGCAGGGCGGTCAGCTCGGCGGGCGTGCGGTGGAGTACGTCAGCGTCGACAGCGAAGCCAACCCGGGCAAGGCGGTGCCGAACATGCAGAAGCTGGTCGATGGCGCCAAGGTCGACGTGGTGGTGGGGCCGGTGCATTCGGGGGTCGGCATGGGCGCGGTCAAGGTGGCCCGCGACAGCGGCGTACCGCTGATCATCCCCAATGCCGGTTTCAACGCCGCCACCGGTCCGCTGTGCGCGCCGAACATCTTCCGCACCTCGTTTACCTCCTGGCAGACCGCCTACCCGATGGGCCAGGTGGCCGCCGACAAGGGCTACAAGAACATCGTCACCCTGGCCTGGCGCTATGGTTTCGGCACCGAATCGGTGGAGGGCTTCAAGGAAGGTTTCGAGAAGGCCGGTGGCACCGTCAGCAAGGAGATCTACGTGCCGTTTCCGGATGTGGAGTTCCAGTCGCAGCTGACCGAGATCGCCGCGCTGAAGCCGGATGCGGTATTCGTCTTCTTCGCCGGTGGCGGCGCCGCCAAGTTCGTCCAGGACTACGCCGCCGCGGGCCTGCAGGGCAAGATCCCGCTGCTGGGTTCGGGCTTCCTCACCGAGGGCACCCTGGCCGCGCAAGGCCAGGCCGCCGAAGGTGTGCTGACCACACTGCACTACGCCGACAGTCTGGACACCGAGCAGAACCTTAGCTTCCGTGACGCCTATCGCCAGCAGTTCGGCAAGGAGGCGGACATCTACGCGGTGCAGGGTTTCGACACTGGTCTGCTGCTGACCCAGTCGTTGCAGAAGGTCGCCGGTAACACCACCGATCGTGCGGCCTGGATCGCCGCCATGAGCCAGGCGCACATCGCCAGCCCACGCGGCGACTGGAGTTTCTCCAAGGCCCACAACCCGGTGCAGAACGTCTACCTGCGCGAGGTGAGGGGCGGCGTCAACCAGGTGGCCGGTATCGCGGCCGCAGACCTGGCCGATCCGGCACCGGGCTGCAAGCTCTAG
- a CDS encoding OprD family porin yields the protein MMQSIPAPRVLRAPLSLAVALALPASLMAAEGGFVAGSSATLTARNYYFSRDYSDIVGPNQQSKAEEWAQGFILNFKSGYTPGTVGFGIDAVGLLGLKLDSSPDRVNTGLLPVTDEGRAADEYSRLGAALKVKVSKTELRIGEQQLMLPVLYFGDIRLLPPTYQGASLVSNEFAGLTLQGGQLRSTSLRNEAGDGELGAMVGFVPRRQAGQLVTTDRFNYAGADYAFNDNRTAVGAWYAQLQDLYNQRHFSLKHSEPVGDWVLGASLGYFDSAEDGEQLIGKLDNQAAYSLLSAKYGGHTFYLGYQAMFGDDGLPRVFANVSPLGNEVPTFTFDSADERSWQVRYDYDFAALGAPGLVAGVRYIQGDNVDTGRGFEGKEWERDLDIGYVVQSGSLKGLGVKVRNVTARSNYRTDVDENRLIFNYTWSLL from the coding sequence ATGATGCAATCGATCCCTGCACCCCGCGTATTGCGGGCCCCCTTGTCCCTGGCCGTCGCCCTGGCCTTGCCCGCTAGTCTGATGGCGGCCGAAGGCGGCTTCGTCGCCGGCAGCAGCGCCACCCTAACGGCGCGCAACTACTACTTCAGTCGCGACTACTCCGACATCGTCGGGCCGAACCAGCAGTCCAAGGCCGAGGAGTGGGCCCAGGGCTTCATCCTCAACTTCAAGTCCGGCTATACCCCGGGCACCGTCGGCTTCGGCATCGATGCCGTGGGCCTGCTCGGCCTCAAGCTCGACAGCAGCCCGGACCGGGTCAATACCGGCCTGCTGCCGGTGACTGACGAGGGCAGGGCGGCCGACGAGTACAGCCGCCTGGGCGCGGCGCTGAAGGTCAAGGTATCGAAGACCGAGCTGAGGATCGGCGAGCAGCAGTTGATGCTGCCGGTGCTCTACTTCGGCGATATCCGCCTGCTGCCGCCGACCTACCAGGGCGCCAGCCTGGTCTCCAACGAGTTCGCCGGGTTGACCCTGCAAGGCGGCCAGCTGCGTTCCACCAGCCTGCGCAACGAGGCGGGTGACGGCGAGCTCGGCGCCATGGTGGGTTTCGTCCCGCGCCGTCAGGCCGGCCAGTTGGTCACCACCGACCGGTTCAACTACGCCGGTGCCGACTATGCCTTCAACGACAACCGCACCGCGGTCGGTGCCTGGTACGCCCAGCTGCAGGACCTCTACAACCAGCGCCATTTCAGCCTCAAACACAGCGAGCCGGTGGGCGACTGGGTGCTCGGTGCCAGCCTCGGCTACTTCGACTCGGCCGAGGACGGCGAGCAGTTGATCGGCAAGCTGGACAACCAGGCGGCGTATTCGCTGCTGTCGGCCAAGTACGGTGGCCACACCTTCTACCTCGGCTACCAGGCGATGTTCGGCGACGACGGCCTGCCGCGGGTGTTCGCCAACGTCAGCCCGCTGGGCAACGAGGTGCCGACCTTCACCTTCGATTCGGCCGACGAGCGCTCCTGGCAAGTCCGCTACGACTACGACTTCGCGGCCCTGGGCGCGCCGGGCCTGGTGGCCGGGGTGCGCTACATCCAAGGCGACAACGTCGACACCGGCCGCGGCTTCGAGGGCAAGGAGTGGGAGCGCGACCTGGACATCGGCTACGTGGTGCAGAGCGGCTCGCTCAAGGGCCTGGGCGTGAAAGTGCGCAACGTCACCGCGCGCTCCAACTACCGCACCGACGTCGACGAGAACCGGCTGATTTTCAATTACACCTGGAGCCTGCTCTGA
- a CDS encoding benzoate/H(+) symporter BenE family transporter produces the protein MKTLFHDFSLSALVAGCIATLISYAGPLVIIFQAADSAGLSHALLSSWVWAISIGSAVLGIGLSLRYRVPLVIAWSAPGSALLVTLLPQISLNEAVGAYLVANLIILLVGLSGAFDRIIGRLPAAISAAMLAGILFSFGTGLFVSLKSQPVLVLAMFATYLICKRLLPRYAVMAVLLVGGLVAFATGELHGEALVIGLAVPVWITPEFSLAAILNIALPLVMVALTGQFVPGMAVLRNAGYQTPASPLISASATASLLLAPFGCHGLNLAAITAAICTGREAHEDPRKRYVAGVVGGLCYLLLGLFGATLVSLFGALPKELIAALAGLALFGAIGGALAGAMAVPEDREAALITFLVTASGMSLLGLSAAFWGLIFGIAAHLLLGARRNNQASRAEALGEREVAR, from the coding sequence ATGAAAACCTTGTTCCACGATTTCTCGCTGTCTGCCCTGGTGGCAGGCTGCATCGCCACGCTGATTTCCTACGCCGGGCCCCTGGTGATCATCTTCCAGGCGGCCGACAGCGCCGGCCTGTCCCATGCCCTGTTGTCGTCCTGGGTCTGGGCCATCTCCATCGGCAGCGCCGTGCTCGGCATCGGCCTGAGCCTGCGCTACCGGGTTCCGCTGGTCATCGCCTGGTCGGCGCCGGGCTCGGCCCTGCTGGTCACCCTGCTGCCGCAGATCAGCCTGAACGAGGCGGTCGGCGCCTACCTGGTGGCCAACCTGATCATCCTCCTGGTCGGCCTGTCCGGCGCCTTCGACCGCATCATCGGTCGCCTGCCGGCGGCGATCTCCGCGGCCATGCTGGCCGGCATCCTGTTCAGCTTCGGCACCGGCCTGTTCGTCTCGCTGAAGAGCCAGCCCGTGCTGGTGCTGGCGATGTTCGCCACCTACCTGATCTGCAAGCGCCTGCTGCCGCGCTACGCGGTGATGGCGGTGCTGCTGGTCGGCGGCCTGGTCGCCTTCGCCACTGGCGAACTGCATGGCGAAGCGCTGGTGATCGGCCTGGCCGTGCCGGTGTGGATCACCCCGGAGTTCAGCCTGGCGGCGATCCTGAATATCGCCTTGCCGCTGGTGATGGTGGCGCTGACCGGGCAGTTCGTGCCCGGCATGGCGGTGCTGCGCAACGCCGGCTACCAGACCCCGGCCAGCCCCCTCATCAGTGCCAGTGCCACAGCCAGTCTGCTGCTGGCGCCATTCGGCTGCCACGGCCTGAACCTGGCGGCCATTACCGCGGCCATCTGCACCGGCCGCGAAGCCCATGAAGACCCGCGCAAACGCTACGTGGCCGGCGTCGTCGGCGGCCTGTGCTACCTGCTGCTGGGGCTGTTCGGCGCGACCCTGGTGTCGCTGTTCGGCGCCTTGCCCAAAGAGCTGATCGCCGCGCTGGCCGGGCTGGCGCTGTTCGGCGCCATCGGCGGTGCCCTGGCCGGCGCCATGGCGGTGCCGGAGGACCGCGAAGCGGCGCTGATCACCTTCCTGGTGACGGCCTCGGGCATGTCCCTGCTCGGCCTGTCGGCCGCCTTCTGGGGGCTGATCTTCGGCATCGCCGCCCACCTGCTGCTCGGCGCGCGACGCAACAACCAGGCGTCCCGGGCCGAGGCGCTGGGCGAACGGGAGGTGGCGCGCTAG
- the catA gene encoding catechol 1,2-dioxygenase, giving the protein MTIKISHTAEIQKFFEEAAGLTNDQGSPRVKQIMLRIINDAAKIIEDLQVSDDEFWTAVDYLNRLGARSEFGLLVPGLGLEHFLDLLQDAKDAEAGLSGGTPRTIEGPLYVAGAPICEGEARMDDGSELDEATVMFLEGVVRDTDGQPVAGAVVDLWHANTKGNYSFFDKSQSEYNLRRRIVTDAEGRYRARSIVPSGYGCAPDGPTQECLDLLGRHGQRPAHIHFFVAAPGHRHLTTQINLDGDQYLWDDFAYATREGLVGKLRFVEDAAAAEACGVQGRFAELVFDFEVQKAPAPAAELRSQRPRALQDA; this is encoded by the coding sequence ATGACTATCAAGATTTCCCACACTGCCGAGATCCAGAAGTTCTTCGAAGAGGCCGCCGGCCTCACTAACGACCAGGGCAGCCCGCGGGTCAAGCAGATCATGCTGCGCATCATCAACGACGCGGCCAAGATCATCGAAGACCTGCAGGTAAGCGACGACGAGTTCTGGACCGCCGTCGACTACCTCAACCGCCTGGGCGCACGCAGCGAGTTCGGCCTGCTGGTGCCGGGCCTGGGCCTGGAGCACTTCCTCGACCTGCTGCAGGATGCCAAGGACGCCGAAGCCGGCCTCAGCGGCGGTACCCCGCGGACCATCGAGGGCCCGCTGTACGTGGCCGGCGCGCCGATCTGCGAGGGCGAGGCACGGATGGACGACGGCAGCGAGTTGGATGAAGCCACGGTGATGTTCCTCGAGGGCGTGGTGCGCGACACCGACGGCCAGCCCGTGGCCGGCGCGGTGGTCGACCTGTGGCACGCCAACACCAAGGGCAACTACTCCTTCTTCGACAAGAGCCAGAGCGAGTACAACCTGCGCCGGCGCATCGTCACCGACGCCGAAGGCCGCTACCGCGCGCGCAGCATAGTGCCGAGCGGCTACGGCTGCGCCCCGGACGGCCCGACCCAGGAATGCCTGGACCTGCTCGGCCGCCACGGCCAGCGTCCGGCGCATATCCACTTCTTCGTCGCGGCGCCGGGCCACCGCCACCTGACCACCCAGATCAACCTGGATGGCGACCAGTACCTGTGGGACGACTTCGCCTATGCCACCCGCGAGGGTCTGGTCGGCAAGCTGCGCTTCGTCGAGGACGCCGCCGCGGCCGAGGCCTGTGGCGTGCAGGGTCGTTTCGCCGAACTGGTGTTCGACTTCGAGGTGCAGAAGGCGCCGGCGCCGGCCGCCGAGCTGCGCAGCCAGCGTCCGCGGGCCCTGCAGGACGCCTAA
- the catC gene encoding muconolactone Delta-isomerase gives MLFHVKMTVRLPADMDPARATQLKADEKELAQRLQREGKWRHLWRIAGHYANYSLFDLESVEALHDTLMQLPLFPYMDIEIDGLCRHPSSIHSDDR, from the coding sequence ATGCTGTTCCACGTGAAGATGACCGTAAGACTGCCGGCGGACATGGACCCGGCCCGCGCCACCCAGCTCAAGGCCGACGAGAAGGAACTGGCCCAGCGTCTGCAGCGCGAGGGCAAGTGGCGCCACCTGTGGCGCATCGCCGGGCACTACGCTAACTACAGCCTGTTCGACCTGGAGAGCGTCGAGGCGCTGCACGACACCCTGATGCAGCTGCCGCTGTTCCCCTACATGGATATCGAGATCGACGGCCTATGCCGCCACCCCTCGTCGATCCATTCCGACGACCGCTAA
- a CDS encoding muconate cycloisomerase family protein, which yields MSQVLIESIEAIIVDLPTIRPHKLAMHTMQKQTLVVIRLRCADGIEGLGESTTIGGLAYGNESPESIKQNIDSHLGPLLLGQDAANINAAMQRLDKAAKGNTFAKSGIESALLDAQGKRLGLAVSELLGGRVRDSLEVAWTLASGDTAKDIAEAEQMLEARRHRIFKLKIGAGEVDRDLKHVIAIKQALGDSASVRVDVNQAWDESVALRACRILGDNGIDLIEQPIARINRGGQIRLNQRSPAPIMADESIESVEDAFSLAADGAASVFALKIAKNGGPRAVLRTAQIAESAGIALYGGTMLEGAIGTLASAHAFLTLRQLTWHTELFGPLLLTEEIVTEAPQYRDFHLQVPATPGLGLTLDEERLAFFRRP from the coding sequence ATGAGTCAAGTCCTGATCGAAAGCATCGAGGCGATCATCGTCGATCTGCCGACCATCCGCCCGCACAAGCTGGCGATGCACACCATGCAGAAACAGACCCTGGTGGTGATCCGCCTGCGCTGCGCGGACGGTATCGAAGGCCTGGGCGAGTCCACCACCATCGGTGGCCTGGCCTACGGCAACGAGAGCCCGGAGAGCATCAAGCAGAACATCGACAGCCACCTCGGCCCGCTGCTGCTCGGTCAGGACGCGGCCAATATCAACGCCGCCATGCAGCGACTGGACAAGGCGGCCAAGGGCAATACCTTCGCCAAGTCCGGCATCGAAAGCGCGCTGCTCGACGCCCAGGGCAAGCGCCTGGGCCTTGCGGTCAGCGAGCTGCTCGGCGGCCGCGTGCGCGACAGCCTGGAGGTGGCCTGGACCCTGGCGTCGGGCGACACCGCCAAGGACATCGCCGAGGCCGAGCAGATGCTCGAGGCGCGCCGCCACCGCATCTTCAAGCTGAAGATCGGCGCCGGCGAGGTCGACCGCGACCTCAAGCATGTGATCGCCATCAAACAGGCCCTGGGCGACTCGGCCAGCGTGCGGGTCGACGTCAACCAGGCCTGGGACGAGTCGGTGGCCCTGCGCGCCTGTCGCATCCTCGGCGACAACGGCATCGACCTGATCGAGCAGCCCATCGCGCGGATCAATCGTGGCGGGCAGATCCGCCTGAATCAGCGCAGCCCGGCGCCGATCATGGCCGACGAATCCATCGAGAGCGTCGAGGACGCCTTCAGCCTGGCCGCCGACGGCGCCGCCAGCGTGTTCGCCCTGAAGATCGCCAAGAACGGCGGCCCGCGTGCCGTGCTGCGTACCGCGCAGATCGCAGAAAGCGCCGGCATCGCCCTGTACGGCGGGACCATGCTCGAAGGGGCAATCGGCACCCTGGCCTCGGCCCATGCCTTCCTCACCCTGCGTCAGCTGACCTGGCACACCGAGCTGTTCGGCCCGCTGCTGCTGACCGAGGAGATCGTCACCGAGGCGCCGCAGTACCGCGACTTCCACCTGCAGGTGCCGGCCACCCCGGGCCTGGGCCTGACCCTGGACGAAGAGCGCCTGGCGTTCTTCCGCCGTCCCTAA
- a CDS encoding MFS transporter, which yields MSKIDVHDIIDNAGFTRFHWMVMALCALLLIFDGYDLFIYGVVLPAIMQEWGLTPLEAGALGSYALFGMMFGALAFGTLADRIGRKKGIAICFALFSSATIINGFASNPTEFGICRFLAGLGCGGLMPNAVALMNEYAPKRLRSTLVAVMFSGYSLGGMLAAGVGIYMLPRFGWESMFFAAGVPLLLLPLILWKLPESVGFLVRQGRHAQARAILQRIAPDVPLANSGELVMSENKGQGVGVFELFREGRALRTLCLWLAFFCCLLMVYALSSWLPKLMASAGYSLGSSLSFLLALNFGGMAGAILGGWLGDRFNLSKVMVAFFIAAAVSISLLGFKSAPALLYLLIFIAGATTIGTQILLYAGAAQFYGLSIRSTGLGWASGIGRNGAIVGPLLGGALMAIDLPLQLNFMAFAVPGAVAALAMTLFALSSQRRRRAAPGAAVAAS from the coding sequence ATGAGCAAAATCGACGTCCACGACATCATCGACAACGCGGGCTTCACCCGCTTCCACTGGATGGTCATGGCGCTGTGCGCCCTGCTGCTGATCTTCGACGGTTATGACCTGTTCATCTACGGCGTGGTGCTGCCGGCGATCATGCAGGAGTGGGGCCTGACCCCGCTCGAGGCCGGCGCCCTGGGCAGCTATGCGCTGTTCGGCATGATGTTCGGCGCCCTGGCCTTCGGCACCCTGGCCGACCGCATCGGCCGCAAGAAGGGCATCGCCATCTGCTTCGCGCTGTTTTCCAGCGCGACCATCATCAACGGTTTCGCCAGCAACCCGACCGAGTTCGGCATCTGCCGCTTCCTCGCCGGCCTCGGCTGCGGCGGCCTGATGCCCAATGCCGTGGCGCTGATGAACGAGTACGCGCCCAAGCGCCTGCGCAGCACCCTGGTGGCGGTGATGTTCAGCGGCTATTCGCTGGGCGGCATGCTCGCCGCCGGCGTCGGCATCTACATGTTGCCGCGTTTCGGCTGGGAATCGATGTTCTTCGCCGCCGGCGTGCCGCTGTTGCTGCTGCCGCTGATCCTGTGGAAGCTGCCGGAGTCGGTCGGCTTCCTGGTGCGCCAGGGTCGTCATGCCCAGGCCCGCGCCATCCTGCAGCGGATCGCGCCGGACGTGCCGCTCGCCAACAGCGGCGAGCTGGTGATGAGCGAGAACAAGGGCCAGGGCGTGGGCGTGTTCGAGCTGTTCCGCGAGGGCCGCGCACTGCGCACCCTGTGCCTGTGGCTGGCGTTCTTCTGCTGCCTGTTGATGGTCTATGCGCTGAGTTCCTGGTTGCCGAAACTGATGGCCAGCGCCGGCTACAGCCTGGGCTCAAGCCTGTCGTTCCTGCTGGCGCTGAACTTCGGCGGCATGGCCGGCGCCATCCTCGGCGGCTGGCTGGGCGACCGCTTCAACCTGAGCAAGGTGATGGTGGCCTTCTTCATCGCCGCCGCCGTCTCCATCAGCCTGCTCGGTTTCAAGAGCGCGCCCGCGCTGCTCTATCTGCTGATCTTCATCGCCGGCGCCACCACCATCGGCACGCAGATCCTGCTGTACGCCGGCGCCGCGCAGTTCTATGGCCTGTCGATCCGCTCCACGGGCCTCGGCTGGGCCTCGGGCATCGGCCGCAACGGCGCCATAGTCGGGCCGCTGCTGGGCGGCGCGCTGATGGCCATCGACCTGCCGCTGCAGCTCAACTTCATGGCCTTCGCCGTGCCGGGCGCGGTAGCGGCCCTCGCCATGACCCTGTTCGCCCTCAGCAGCCAGCGCCGCCGTCGTGCCGCGCCGGGTGCTGCGGTGGCGGCTTCCTGA
- a CDS encoding 1,6-dihydroxycyclohexa-2,4-diene-1-carboxylate dehydrogenase — MSKRFQDKVAVITGAAQGIGRRVAERMAEEGARLVVVDRSELVHELDGIGPVLCLTADLEQFADCQRVMMAALEHFGRLDILVNNVGGTIWAKPFEHYRAGEIEAEVRRSLFPTLWCCHAALPHMLEQGSGAIVNVSSIATRGVNRVPYGAAKGGVNALTACLAFETAERGIRVNATAPGGTEAPPRRIPRNAAEPSEQEKRWYQQIVDQTVQSSLMKRYGTIDEQVGAILFLASDEAAYITGVTLPVGGGDLG; from the coding sequence ATGAGCAAGCGTTTTCAAGACAAGGTGGCGGTGATCACCGGCGCCGCCCAGGGCATAGGTCGGCGGGTGGCCGAGCGCATGGCCGAGGAGGGCGCGCGCCTGGTCGTGGTCGACCGTTCCGAGCTGGTCCACGAGCTGGACGGCATTGGCCCGGTGCTGTGCCTGACCGCCGACCTGGAGCAGTTCGCCGATTGCCAGCGGGTGATGATGGCGGCGCTCGAGCATTTCGGCCGCCTGGACATCCTGGTCAACAACGTCGGCGGCACCATCTGGGCCAAGCCGTTCGAGCACTACCGGGCCGGGGAGATCGAGGCCGAGGTGCGCCGCTCGCTGTTCCCCACCCTGTGGTGCTGCCACGCCGCCCTGCCGCACATGCTCGAGCAGGGCAGCGGCGCCATCGTCAACGTCTCCTCCATCGCCACCCGCGGCGTCAATCGCGTGCCCTACGGCGCGGCGAAGGGCGGCGTCAATGCGCTGACCGCCTGCCTGGCGTTCGAAACCGCCGAGCGCGGCATCCGCGTCAACGCCACCGCGCCGGGCGGCACCGAGGCGCCGCCGCGCCGTATTCCGCGCAACGCCGCCGAACCGAGCGAGCAGGAGAAGCGCTGGTACCAGCAGATCGTCGACCAGACCGTGCAGAGCAGCCTGATGAAGCGCTACGGCACCATCGACGAGCAGGTCGGCGCGATCCTCTTCCTGGCTTCCGATGAAGCCGCCTACATCACCGGCGTGACCCTGCCGGTGGGCGGTGGAGATCTGGGCTGA
- the benC gene encoding benzoate 1,2-dioxygenase electron transfer component BenC has product MSHKIALNFEDGVTRFIDADASETVADAAYRQGINIPLDCRDGACGTCKCFAEAGRYELGEDYVEDALSEEEAEQGYVLTCQMRAQSDCVVRVPASSELCKTQQASFSAAISAVRQLSDSTIALSIKGESLAKLSFLPGQYVNLQVPGSEQTRAYSFSTLQKDGEVSFLIRNVPGGLMSSFLTGLAKAGDSMTLAGPLGSFYLREIKRPLLLLAGGTGLAPFTAMLEKIAEQGSAHPLHLIYGVTNDFDLVEMDRLEAFAARIPNFSFSACVANPDSSYPHKGYVTQHIEPKHLNDGEVDVYLCGPPPMVEAVSHYIREQGIQPANFYYEKFAASA; this is encoded by the coding sequence ATGAGCCACAAGATCGCACTGAATTTCGAAGACGGGGTCACCCGCTTCATCGATGCCGACGCCAGCGAAACCGTCGCCGACGCCGCCTACCGCCAGGGCATCAATATTCCCCTGGACTGCCGCGACGGTGCCTGTGGCACCTGCAAGTGCTTCGCCGAAGCCGGCCGCTATGAGCTGGGCGAGGACTACGTCGAGGACGCGCTGAGCGAGGAAGAGGCCGAGCAGGGCTACGTGCTGACCTGCCAGATGCGTGCGCAGAGTGACTGTGTGGTTCGTGTGCCGGCGTCGTCGGAGCTGTGCAAGACCCAGCAGGCCAGCTTCTCGGCGGCGATCAGCGCAGTGCGCCAGCTCTCCGACAGCACCATCGCGCTGTCGATCAAGGGCGAGTCGCTGGCCAAGCTGAGCTTCCTGCCGGGCCAGTACGTCAACCTGCAGGTGCCGGGCAGCGAGCAGACCCGTGCCTACTCCTTCAGCACCCTGCAGAAGGATGGCGAGGTCAGCTTCCTGATCCGCAACGTACCGGGTGGGCTGATGAGCAGCTTCCTCACCGGCCTGGCCAAGGCGGGCGACAGCATGACCCTGGCCGGCCCCCTGGGCAGCTTCTACCTGCGCGAGATCAAGCGACCGCTGCTGTTGCTGGCCGGCGGCACCGGCCTGGCGCCCTTCACCGCGATGCTCGAGAAGATCGCCGAGCAGGGCAGCGCGCATCCGCTGCACCTGATCTACGGGGTGACCAACGACTTCGACCTGGTGGAGATGGACAGGCTCGAGGCCTTCGCCGCGCGCATCCCCAACTTCAGCTTCAGCGCCTGCGTGGCCAATCCGGACAGCAGCTACCCCCACAAGGGCTATGTCACCCAGCACATCGAGCCCAAGCACCTCAACGACGGCGAGGTGGACGTGTACCTGTGCGGTCCGCCGCCGATGGTCGAGGCCGTCAGTCACTACATCCGCGAGCAGGGCATTCAGCCCGCGAACTTCTACTACGAGAAGTTCGCCGCCAGCGCCTGA
- the benB gene encoding benzoate 1,2-dioxygenase small subunit — protein sequence MSISYDAVRDFLYREARYLDDKEWDSWLELYAADASFWMPSWDDNDELTEDPQSEISLIWYGNRGGLEDRVFRIKTERSSATIPDTRTSHNISNIEILEQADGLCKLRFNWHTLSFRYKTVDSYFGTSFYTLDVRGDSPLIKAKKVVLKNDYVRQVIDVYHI from the coding sequence ATGAGCATTTCCTATGACGCCGTGCGTGACTTCCTCTACCGCGAGGCGCGCTACCTGGACGACAAGGAGTGGGACAGCTGGCTGGAGCTGTATGCGGCCGACGCGAGCTTCTGGATGCCGTCCTGGGACGACAACGATGAGCTGACCGAGGACCCGCAGAGCGAAATCTCGCTGATCTGGTACGGCAACCGCGGCGGTCTGGAGGATCGGGTCTTTCGCATCAAGACCGAGCGTTCCAGCGCCACCATCCCGGACACCCGCACCTCGCACAACATCAGCAACATCGAGATCCTCGAGCAGGCTGACGGGCTGTGCAAGCTGCGCTTCAACTGGCACACCCTGAGCTTCCGCTACAAGACCGTGGACAGCTACTTCGGCACGAGCTTCTACACCCTCGACGTGCGCGGCGACAGCCCGCTGATCAAGGCCAAGAAGGTGGTGCTGAAGAACGACTACGTGCGTCAGGTCATCGACGTCTACCACATCTGA